A section of the Rummeliibacillus pycnus genome encodes:
- a CDS encoding exonuclease domain-containing protein, which produces MDFIALEIETANQWRDSICSIGLVKVKNDKIIDSLFTFINPNQPFDEYYIAQHGITEEMVKFSPTFEEFYPLLNKWLTNQTVVGYYRNYDQSVLEESCLSINQLVPFCKFGCILQFARNKLNNERHFSLLTLAHLFGIPLHLERAEIIANLVLSFEEKFKEFTLHDLTNSSKKIASHNPIFTDSYFQGKNIVFTGALEGVTRSMAAKKIRSIGGIFSNTVTKQTNILIVSNSSWAKAESGHKSSKFHKAEQFQSMGYPIEIIQEEKIRPYLK; this is translated from the coding sequence TTGGATTTTATTGCACTAGAAATAGAAACTGCCAATCAGTGGAGAGATAGTATTTGTTCAATTGGATTAGTAAAAGTCAAAAATGATAAAATTATCGATTCACTCTTCACATTTATTAACCCTAACCAGCCATTTGATGAATATTATATAGCCCAGCATGGAATTACAGAAGAAATGGTGAAATTTTCACCAACATTTGAAGAGTTTTATCCTCTATTAAATAAATGGCTAACTAATCAAACCGTCGTTGGCTATTATAGAAATTATGATCAATCGGTTTTAGAAGAATCTTGCCTATCTATCAATCAACTTGTTCCCTTTTGCAAATTTGGATGTATTCTTCAATTCGCAAGAAATAAGTTGAACAATGAAAGACATTTTTCTCTCCTAACTCTTGCACATCTATTTGGGATTCCACTTCATTTGGAACGCGCTGAAATAATTGCTAACCTTGTACTAAGCTTCGAAGAAAAATTTAAAGAATTTACATTACATGATCTAACCAACTCCTCAAAAAAGATCGCTTCGCATAATCCAATATTCACCGATTCTTACTTTCAAGGTAAAAATATCGTTTTCACAGGTGCACTTGAAGGGGTAACAAGATCGATGGCTGCAAAGAAAATCCGTTCAATTGGCGGGATATTTAGCAATACTGTAACAAAACAAACTAATATTCTTATTGTTAGTAATAGTAGTTGGGCTAAAGCTGAGAGTGGTCATAAAAGTTCGAAATTCCATAAAGCTGAACAATTTCAATCAATGGGCTACCCAATTGAAATTATTCAAGAAGAAAAAATTCGACCATACTTAAAATAA
- a CDS encoding helix-turn-helix domain-containing protein — MHQIDNGLLKQWQAFIDITKNIKKMDNNKSVQEIIEVVINTIEKVDGGFLLLWNTKQNALSIEAAVNFKEEYYIHNKLAPGEGISGTVFKTGKTIVIYGEEEIKKAMQSMKEPNYQYFLKSSVQDDPPKSCLSVPITYKNEKIGVLTLDNFFSEERFTDEEIGFVEAIATQIAMVITLSQELNEREQSAQTLKLTLSSHHLLNDLMLNDRGSKQIIETLAKLIDNPIIYLDPKGEFLFTSNPNDPFELTLKDWIKKCIHQFPTEQQDFEFLLPNQLLGHIFKIASSYGVIGYLLVICNSKSLDVYTKLTLSHSTAIMAIEQMKEQKKLESRIQKRQLLLKQFHEENSFTSLHNLLEIKYYNAFLFLLYKRENYLENNYSEMFHYERDYKLKLQSIGNCLLFPNRDSLIVLIALRDTQSEVEKKLEEIFLFNQDERILIGRKVDRIDQLHLSFQDIERLKHCIKNLDGQIISYEKLGLYRYLLSMTDSEQKHFVEEILGPILPSSIKQSSNNELIHTLMEYFKYNKNVIKTAEAMHVHQNTIYYRIVQIEEKLNVDLNDFNYAMNIHAAIFLYNLR; from the coding sequence ATGCATCAAATTGATAATGGATTATTGAAACAATGGCAAGCTTTTATCGATATCACAAAAAACATAAAAAAAATGGATAACAATAAGAGTGTACAGGAAATTATAGAAGTAGTCATTAATACAATTGAAAAAGTCGATGGCGGTTTTCTTCTTTTATGGAATACAAAACAAAATGCTTTATCGATTGAAGCCGCTGTAAATTTTAAAGAGGAATATTATATTCATAATAAGCTAGCACCTGGTGAGGGAATCTCAGGTACAGTATTTAAAACAGGAAAGACAATAGTAATCTATGGTGAGGAAGAAATAAAAAAAGCCATGCAGTCCATGAAAGAACCAAACTATCAATACTTTTTAAAATCCTCTGTTCAAGATGATCCTCCCAAAAGTTGTTTATCTGTTCCAATTACATATAAAAATGAGAAAATCGGCGTTTTAACATTAGATAACTTCTTTTCCGAAGAACGTTTCACAGACGAAGAAATCGGATTTGTGGAGGCAATTGCAACTCAAATTGCAATGGTTATAACCCTTAGTCAAGAACTTAACGAAAGAGAACAAAGTGCACAAACACTTAAATTAACATTATCTTCTCATCATCTTTTAAACGATCTTATGTTAAATGATCGAGGTTCAAAGCAAATAATAGAAACCTTAGCTAAGCTTATTGATAACCCAATAATATACCTCGATCCAAAAGGAGAATTTCTTTTTACAAGTAATCCTAATGATCCATTTGAATTAACCTTGAAAGACTGGATAAAAAAATGCATTCATCAGTTTCCAACTGAACAACAGGACTTTGAATTCTTACTACCCAATCAATTATTAGGTCATATTTTCAAAATCGCTTCTTCATATGGCGTGATTGGATATTTACTTGTAATTTGCAATTCAAAATCTCTTGATGTTTATACAAAATTAACATTATCACATAGTACTGCTATTATGGCTATTGAACAAATGAAAGAGCAAAAGAAACTCGAATCAAGAATTCAAAAAAGACAATTACTTTTAAAACAATTTCACGAAGAAAATAGTTTTACTAGCTTACACAATCTACTTGAAATCAAATATTATAATGCTTTCTTATTTCTACTTTATAAAAGAGAAAATTACTTAGAAAATAATTATTCTGAAATGTTCCATTATGAGAGAGATTATAAATTGAAACTACAATCCATTGGAAATTGTCTATTATTTCCGAATCGCGATTCATTAATCGTTCTAATTGCATTACGTGACACTCAAAGTGAAGTTGAAAAGAAATTAGAGGAAATCTTTTTATTCAATCAGGATGAGCGAATCTTAATTGGTCGTAAAGTTGATCGTATTGATCAATTGCATTTATCGTTTCAAGATATTGAACGATTAAAACATTGTATAAAAAATCTCGATGGACAAATTATATCTTACGAAAAACTTGGACTATATAGATATTTACTCTCTATGACAGATTCTGAGCAAAAGCATTTTGTGGAAGAAATACTAGGTCCCATCCTTCCTTCATCTATAAAACAATCGTCTAATAATGAATTAATCCATACATTAATGGAATATTTTAAATATAATAAAAACGTTATAAAAACAGCTGAAGCAATGCATGTCCACCAAAATACCATTTACTATCGAATTGTACAAATTGAAGAAAAGTTAAACGTGGATTTAAATGATTTTAATTATGCAATGAATATTCATGCAGCTATATTTTTATATAATCTCCGTTAA
- a CDS encoding M20 metallopeptidase family protein, with the protein MEKLYNLLEEHYDEMVEIRRYLHENPELSFQEVNTPKYIAAYHRALGHEVKEGVGGRGVVAKLHGAKTGKTVALRADFDALAIQEQNELPYKSKVDGVMHACGHDGHTATLLVLAKVLNKLRDEIEGTIVFIHQHAEEIAPGGAISMIKDGCLEGVDVIFGTHLWSTEPLGNIMLKEGPLMAAADGIYINVKGKGGHGSDPSNTKDSILIAAQFITNLQQLVSRRVNPTESAVVSIGHIEALNPFNVIADSVKMKGTVRTFDDETRNLLEKEIEEMLKASCYLTKADYEYDYVRGYPAVINHKEETAFLVDLAPQVSGVENVHICAPLMGGEDFAYYLQHVPGAFFFTGAQNPDVEETYPHHHPKFNFDERALLIAGNTLGTAALQFLKEH; encoded by the coding sequence ATGGAAAAATTATATAATTTGTTAGAAGAACACTATGATGAGATGGTTGAAATTCGACGCTATTTGCATGAGAATCCAGAACTATCATTTCAGGAAGTTAATACACCAAAATATATTGCCGCATATCACCGAGCTCTTGGACATGAAGTTAAAGAAGGTGTGGGTGGTCGTGGTGTAGTAGCAAAATTGCACGGTGCAAAAACTGGCAAAACAGTTGCACTAAGAGCTGATTTTGATGCTTTAGCAATTCAAGAACAAAACGAACTTCCTTATAAATCAAAAGTGGATGGTGTTATGCATGCTTGTGGTCATGATGGGCATACTGCAACACTTTTGGTATTAGCAAAAGTACTTAACAAACTGAGAGATGAAATTGAAGGAACAATTGTTTTCATCCACCAACATGCAGAAGAAATTGCTCCAGGAGGTGCGATTTCCATGATTAAAGACGGTTGTTTAGAAGGTGTTGATGTCATCTTTGGGACTCATTTATGGTCTACAGAACCTCTCGGGAATATTATGCTAAAAGAAGGACCTTTAATGGCTGCAGCAGACGGTATATATATTAATGTCAAAGGGAAGGGAGGGCATGGCTCAGACCCAAGTAATACCAAAGATTCTATTTTAATTGCCGCACAATTTATCACTAATCTTCAACAGTTAGTATCTAGACGTGTCAATCCAACTGAATCAGCAGTAGTTTCAATTGGACATATAGAGGCTTTGAATCCCTTTAATGTAATTGCAGACTCAGTTAAAATGAAAGGCACTGTACGTACATTTGACGACGAAACCAGGAATCTACTTGAAAAGGAAATAGAAGAGATGTTAAAAGCATCATGTTATCTCACAAAAGCAGATTATGAATATGATTATGTACGTGGTTATCCAGCAGTGATCAATCATAAAGAGGAAACAGCATTCTTAGTTGACTTGGCTCCACAAGTTTCGGGTGTGGAAAACGTTCATATTTGTGCTCCTTTAATGGGGGGCGAGGATTTTGCCTATTATTTACAACATGTTCCTGGAGCATTTTTCTTTACTGGTGCACAAAATCCGGATGTGGAAGAAACTTATCCTCACCATCATCCAAAGTTTAACTTTGATGAAAGGGCGTTGTTAATCGCAGGAAATACTTTAGGTACAGCAGCCTTACAATTTTTAAAAGAGCACTAA
- a CDS encoding AbgT family transporter yields MENVVSVQKKKSLIERFLDGVEKAGNKLPDPVTLFVIMAFVILGLSWILAQFHVSAVKPGTNERIEVVNLLNQQGLIKILNEMLTNFTSFPPLGMVIVSMLGIGLAEQTGLIAALMKKSVMSAPQKLIIPFLILTGLVGNLAADAAFIVLPPIAALIFMSIGRNPIVGLIITYAAIAGGFSANLLISSLDVLLLGITESAAHLVEPGYIGRATMNYYFLIASTFVLVALGTFVAHKFTIPRFGEYQGEAEKLEPITPLEAKGLKWAGIVTAIYVIIILIAVVPSNGILRDPKTGGFLSSPFMTGIVPIMLFLFLLPALAYGIVTKVLKSDKDVADKMFKSIADMSSFIVLAFVAAQMIAYFGWSNIGPIMAIKGAEALQAMNFTGLPMIIGFIIICAGINLLVASASAKWALLAPIFVPMFMYLNYSPALTQAVYRVGDSITNPITPMLAYFAILLAFAKRYDKNIGIGTLISSLLPYSVVFSIGWIILFSIWFLLGLPLGPGDSIYLK; encoded by the coding sequence ATGGAAAATGTAGTAAGTGTTCAAAAGAAAAAATCTTTGATCGAGCGATTCTTGGATGGAGTAGAAAAGGCAGGAAACAAATTACCTGATCCAGTAACGCTTTTTGTAATCATGGCGTTCGTTATTTTGGGTTTGTCTTGGATTTTAGCACAGTTTCATGTTTCTGCAGTAAAACCAGGCACTAATGAGAGAATTGAGGTTGTTAATTTACTGAATCAACAAGGACTCATCAAAATATTAAATGAGATGTTAACAAATTTCACCTCTTTTCCTCCGTTAGGAATGGTGATTGTCTCTATGCTTGGCATCGGTCTCGCTGAACAAACAGGATTAATAGCAGCATTGATGAAGAAATCTGTGATGAGTGCTCCACAAAAGTTAATCATCCCTTTTTTAATCTTAACAGGGTTAGTTGGTAATTTAGCAGCAGATGCAGCTTTTATCGTTTTACCTCCAATTGCCGCTTTGATATTTATGAGTATTGGGCGAAACCCAATTGTTGGTTTAATCATAACATACGCAGCTATTGCAGGAGGATTTAGTGCAAATTTGTTGATCAGTTCTCTTGATGTTCTACTTCTTGGCATTACGGAATCTGCCGCACACTTAGTTGAACCTGGCTACATAGGTCGAGCAACGATGAACTATTATTTCTTAATCGCATCTACTTTTGTATTAGTTGCATTAGGTACATTTGTGGCACATAAGTTTACAATTCCTAGATTTGGTGAATATCAAGGAGAAGCTGAGAAACTTGAGCCAATTACACCATTAGAAGCAAAGGGACTTAAATGGGCAGGTATTGTAACAGCTATTTATGTGATCATTATTCTTATTGCAGTTGTTCCATCAAATGGTATTTTACGTGATCCTAAGACTGGTGGTTTTTTATCATCTCCTTTCATGACAGGTATCGTACCGATTATGTTATTCCTATTCTTATTACCAGCCTTGGCATATGGTATTGTGACAAAAGTTCTAAAAAGTGATAAAGATGTTGCAGATAAAATGTTCAAATCTATCGCAGATATGTCTTCGTTTATTGTGTTGGCATTTGTAGCTGCACAGATGATTGCTTATTTTGGCTGGAGTAATATCGGACCAATTATGGCGATTAAAGGTGCAGAAGCATTACAGGCAATGAATTTCACAGGATTACCAATGATTATCGGTTTTATTATTATTTGTGCTGGTATTAACTTATTGGTTGCAAGTGCTTCAGCAAAGTGGGCATTATTAGCGCCTATATTTGTTCCAATGTTTATGTATTTAAATTATAGCCCAGCGCTAACTCAAGCAGTCTATCGTGTAGGAGATTCTATTACAAATCCAATAACACCAATGTTAGCTTATTTTGCGATTTTACTCGCTTTTGCTAAAAGATATGATAAGAATATTGGAATTGGGACACTTATCTCATCATTACTTCCTTATTCTGTTGTATTTTCAATTGGTTGGATCATATTGTTTAGCATATGGTTCTTACTCGGACTTCCTTTAGGTCCTGGAGATTCAATCTATTTAAAGTGA
- a CDS encoding MFS transporter translates to MTQSSKLWTKDFIIIFLTNFFTHVVFYLLMVMIAIFTATKFNVSQSVAGFATGIFVLASLLARIFTGKYLDRFGRKKMLVYSLIVFVIAMILHLYADQLYFLLIIRFIHGAMHGCITTAAGAIAADLIPDDRRGEGTGYYSTAMNIAMAFGPFLGMFLYERTSFTVIFMVGIVVSLFDLIVICFLKPPQKVMIEEHQKGFYLKDFIEPKAVPISASVFLITLAYASLISFLTQYARDIHLVSASSFFFIVYALALIITRPFTGKWFDLFGANRLNYPLLLVVAVGFFLLCMVQNSFMFLLSAVFIGIGYGTLISNFQAIAIQESPSHRKSLATSTFFMFLDLSNGIGPYLVGVMVTFIPLKMVYGIVAIWIFVCLFVYYLVYGKRVKSISER, encoded by the coding sequence TTGACACAGTCATCCAAACTTTGGACAAAAGATTTTATCATTATCTTTTTAACGAATTTTTTTACACATGTAGTTTTCTATCTCTTAATGGTAATGATTGCAATTTTCACTGCAACAAAGTTTAATGTAAGTCAAAGCGTAGCAGGATTTGCAACTGGTATTTTTGTATTAGCATCACTACTTGCTCGAATCTTTACAGGAAAATACTTGGATCGCTTTGGTCGAAAGAAAATGTTAGTCTATTCATTAATAGTTTTTGTCATTGCAATGATTTTACATTTATATGCAGATCAGTTGTATTTTTTATTGATCATTCGATTTATTCACGGTGCAATGCATGGATGCATTACAACCGCGGCAGGTGCAATTGCTGCAGATTTAATACCTGATGATCGCCGTGGTGAAGGAACAGGCTACTATTCGACCGCGATGAATATTGCAATGGCATTTGGGCCATTTTTAGGAATGTTTCTTTATGAACGTACTTCTTTCACAGTTATTTTCATGGTAGGAATTGTCGTATCGTTGTTCGATCTAATCGTTATATGTTTTTTAAAACCTCCTCAAAAAGTAATGATAGAAGAACATCAGAAAGGTTTCTATTTAAAAGATTTCATAGAACCAAAAGCTGTTCCTATTTCTGCTTCAGTCTTCCTCATTACATTGGCTTATGCAAGTTTGATATCTTTCTTGACACAATATGCAAGAGACATCCATCTTGTTTCAGCTTCTAGTTTCTTCTTTATCGTTTATGCATTGGCACTCATTATTACAAGACCATTTACGGGGAAATGGTTTGATTTATTTGGCGCAAATCGCTTGAACTATCCATTGTTATTAGTTGTGGCAGTAGGTTTCTTTCTATTATGTATGGTGCAAAATAGTTTTATGTTTTTACTATCTGCTGTATTTATTGGAATTGGTTATGGAACACTTATTTCCAATTTTCAAGCAATTGCAATACAAGAATCCCCGTCACATCGAAAATCACTAGCTACTTCAACATTCTTTATGTTTTTAGATTTATCAAATGGGATAGGGCCTTATTTAGTAGGTGTTATGGTAACATTTATACCACTTAAAATGGTGTATGGAATTGTTGCGATTTGGATATTCGTTTGTTTATTCGTTTATTATTTGGTATATGGAAAAAGAGTAAAAAGTATTTCAGAAAGATAA
- a CDS encoding MerR family transcriptional regulator: protein MKNKLSIGQMARLNNISIKTLRYYDEIGLFRPYEVDLGTGYRYYSIEQFKELDIILYLKMMGVPLKDIKRQLENRSLDDFISILENVRKITREKIEVLKRIEKSLFSRVLELENTKDDTVIGKPYVQHIESHNMIQVNKKVGSLKEIEAELRQLKTHYEHIVPIVIGNVGYLMYIENQEYKPSSYNGIFLLVDQPVHKQLDTITHVEAGDFVVIRWREKMDEDFQYIEKLLRFIEINKYQTEGPLYIRKIVDGIISNHSEEWLKEIRIKVTPLTLH from the coding sequence ATGAAAAATAAACTTTCGATTGGTCAGATGGCGAGACTGAATAATATTTCCATTAAAACGCTCCGTTATTATGATGAAATTGGGTTGTTTCGACCTTATGAAGTGGATTTAGGGACTGGGTATCGTTACTATTCTATCGAACAATTTAAAGAATTGGATATCATTTTATACCTGAAAATGATGGGGGTACCACTAAAAGATATTAAAAGACAGCTCGAGAATCGTAGTTTAGATGATTTTATATCTATATTAGAAAATGTTAGAAAAATTACACGTGAGAAAATCGAGGTATTAAAACGAATCGAGAAAAGTTTATTCTCTCGTGTTTTGGAATTAGAAAATACCAAAGATGATACCGTAATTGGGAAACCTTATGTTCAACATATTGAATCGCACAACATGATTCAAGTGAACAAAAAAGTCGGATCACTAAAAGAAATTGAAGCCGAACTTCGTCAATTGAAAACGCACTATGAACATATAGTACCTATCGTAATTGGCAATGTTGGCTATTTAATGTATATTGAAAATCAAGAATATAAACCATCATCATACAATGGCATTTTCTTATTAGTTGATCAACCCGTTCATAAACAATTGGATACGATAACCCATGTTGAAGCAGGAGATTTCGTAGTAATTAGATGGAGAGAGAAAATGGATGAAGATTTTCAATACATAGAAAAACTATTACGTTTTATCGAAATAAACAAGTATCAAACAGAGGGTCCTTTATATATTCGAAAAATTGTTGATGGGATTATTTCAAATCATTCAGAAGAATGGCTGAAAGAAATACGGATAAAAGTCACCCCGTTGACTCTCCATTAA
- a CDS encoding OsmC family protein: MQVTAKWQGGRAFEAVGASGYKMAMDATANYGGDGKAPTPTEMLLSSLAGCIGIDVTMILKPHLDKIANLDIVVDGTRREEMPTAFTAVHLTFKVDGEIDAHKVWRAIKLGEEKYCAVSASLKAEITHSLILNGENVPIE; this comes from the coding sequence ATGCAAGTTACAGCAAAATGGCAAGGTGGTCGTGCATTTGAAGCAGTAGGTGCATCAGGATACAAAATGGCTATGGATGCAACAGCTAATTATGGTGGAGATGGCAAGGCGCCAACTCCAACTGAAATGCTTTTAAGCTCTTTAGCAGGATGTATTGGTATAGACGTCACGATGATATTAAAACCACATTTAGACAAAATCGCTAATTTAGACATTGTTGTAGATGGTACGCGACGTGAAGAAATGCCTACAGCATTCACAGCAGTACACCTTACTTTTAAAGTAGATGGAGAGATCGACGCACATAAAGTATGGAGAGCCATCAAATTAGGAGAAGAAAAATATTGTGCAGTCTCTGCATCATTAAAAGCAGAAATTACTCACTCTCTTATTTTAAATGGAGAAAATGTACCGATTGAATAG
- a CDS encoding amino acid ABC transporter ATP-binding protein — MIEIQQLYKNYGSHEVLKNLTLSIPAHQVVAVIGPSGSGKSTFLRCINGLEKITAGKIIINQHEIDAKAPKKVLQKAIYAIRQETGMVFQQFNLYPHKTVAENVMEALLVVKKMQKDQAYQIASNLLQRVGLADKEDSYPSQLSGGQQQRVAIARALAMEPQLMLFDEPTSALDPELVGEVLKVMKSLAEEGMTMMIVTHEMNFAKHVADRILFMADGVIVEDAEPKVFFEHPQTERAQQFLKQVNEF; from the coding sequence ATGATAGAAATTCAACAATTATACAAAAACTATGGTAGTCATGAAGTATTAAAGAATTTAACATTATCCATTCCTGCACATCAAGTAGTAGCTGTTATTGGACCTAGTGGTTCTGGTAAAAGTACATTCTTAAGATGTATCAATGGCTTAGAAAAAATTACTGCAGGTAAGATCATTATAAATCAACATGAAATTGATGCAAAAGCTCCAAAAAAAGTTCTGCAAAAGGCGATTTATGCGATTCGGCAAGAAACAGGAATGGTGTTCCAGCAATTTAATTTATATCCGCATAAAACAGTTGCAGAAAATGTAATGGAAGCATTATTAGTTGTCAAGAAAATGCAAAAAGATCAAGCATATCAAATTGCTTCTAATTTGTTGCAAAGAGTTGGATTAGCGGATAAAGAAGATAGCTACCCATCTCAACTTTCAGGTGGTCAACAGCAACGTGTAGCCATCGCAAGAGCCTTAGCAATGGAACCTCAACTTATGCTATTTGATGAACCTACTTCAGCACTCGATCCAGAACTAGTTGGTGAAGTTCTAAAAGTCATGAAAAGTCTAGCGGAAGAAGGCATGACTATGATGATTGTTACACATGAGATGAACTTCGCAAAACATGTAGCAGATCGAATTTTATTTATGGCAGATGGAGTAATTGTAGAAGATGCAGAGCCAAAAGTATTTTTTGAACATCCGCAAACAGAAAGAGCCCAACAATTTTTGAAGCAAGTAAACGAATTCTAA
- a CDS encoding amino acid ABC transporter permease, which translates to MDLVIENIPFLLKGAYYTLLITVVSMFFGLIIGLLAAIARIKGNRFLRNIARAYVSIIRGTPPLVQIVIVYYGLVDYGIELGPLTAAYIALSINIGAYVSEAFRGAIQSVPKGQTEAALATGMTEKQAMRRIIIPQAIRYAIPPLGNTFVGMLKETSLVSVIAVTELMRSAQLLVAQYYVYMPFYLSIGIMYWIMSTLFTFILNKIEKRLSVY; encoded by the coding sequence ATGGATTTAGTCATTGAAAATATTCCCTTTCTTTTAAAAGGGGCATATTACACATTATTGATTACAGTGGTATCCATGTTCTTTGGCTTAATAATAGGCTTACTTGCTGCGATTGCTCGTATTAAGGGCAATCGCTTTCTGCGTAATATTGCTAGAGCCTATGTATCGATTATTCGAGGAACACCACCACTTGTACAAATTGTCATTGTCTATTATGGTTTGGTTGATTACGGAATAGAACTTGGCCCATTAACAGCAGCTTATATTGCTTTGAGTATTAATATCGGTGCATATGTATCAGAAGCTTTCCGAGGTGCTATTCAATCTGTACCAAAGGGGCAAACAGAGGCAGCTTTAGCAACAGGGATGACAGAAAAGCAAGCAATGCGCCGTATTATTATCCCTCAAGCTATTCGCTATGCAATTCCACCTCTTGGTAATACATTTGTCGGTATGCTAAAAGAAACATCTTTGGTTTCAGTCATAGCAGTAACAGAGCTGATGCGTTCAGCACAACTATTAGTTGCACAATATTATGTATACATGCCGTTTTATCTTTCAATCGGAATTATGTATTGGATCATGAGTACACTCTTTACATTTATATTAAACAAAATAGAAAAACGGTTATCGGTTTACTAG
- a CDS encoding transporter substrate-binding domain-containing protein, with product MKKTKWLISFVAVAVLILSACGSMGAKKDVNHGNNYTDQLQNIQDKGEMTIGIMGTYAPYNFMGKDHQYTGFDVDIAKEIAKRMNVKAKFVAQDFSGLIPGLQKGKFDALVSQVTITDERKRAIDFSDPYITNEVKAIVKADNTNIKSVNDFKGKTIGVGLGTNDETYLRNDLMPKVGDFKINTYDDVITTLKDLDAGRIDATINNVYALKPIVEKNGYKIKAVGDAIKADKAAVAVKKGNPKLVKAINKALEDMKNDGTYKKIFVKWFGEEPPAE from the coding sequence GTGAAAAAAACAAAATGGTTAATAAGTTTTGTTGCCGTAGCAGTACTGATTCTAAGTGCTTGCGGAAGTATGGGTGCTAAAAAAGATGTTAATCACGGTAACAATTACACAGATCAACTACAAAATATTCAAGACAAAGGTGAAATGACTATTGGGATTATGGGGACTTATGCTCCATACAACTTCATGGGAAAAGATCATCAATATACTGGATTTGACGTAGATATTGCTAAAGAAATTGCAAAACGTATGAATGTTAAAGCAAAATTTGTTGCACAAGATTTTTCAGGATTAATCCCAGGATTACAAAAAGGAAAATTTGATGCACTTGTCAGTCAAGTGACCATTACAGATGAACGTAAAAGAGCAATCGACTTCTCTGACCCTTATATTACAAATGAAGTGAAGGCAATTGTAAAAGCTGATAACACGAACATCAAATCAGTAAATGACTTCAAAGGTAAAACAATTGGTGTAGGTCTAGGAACAAACGATGAAACTTATTTACGGAATGATTTAATGCCTAAAGTTGGTGACTTCAAAATTAACACATACGATGATGTCATCACAACATTAAAAGATTTAGATGCAGGCCGAATTGATGCAACCATCAATAATGTCTATGCATTAAAACCAATCGTCGAAAAAAATGGCTATAAAATTAAAGCTGTCGGCGATGCAATTAAAGCTGACAAAGCGGCAGTTGCTGTGAAAAAAGGAAATCCAAAATTAGTTAAAGCGATTAACAAAGCATTAGAAGATATGAAAAATGACGGTACTTATAAAAAAATCTTCGTTAAATGGTTTGGTGAAGAACCACCGGCAGAATAA
- a CDS encoding TetR/AcrR family transcriptional regulator → MVQADVRRQEREQQLIKVALELFATVGYENTKISDIVAQANVSQGTFYWYFKSKEAIALKMLEDGRKNILEAIAIGYRKSKASVQESVVSSSHLFVHIFRFAEENSYLMHILLKGIHSQPLLQQKVDEIKADMEAAFANNIRRAKELGMLNQPIEPKMQAVFIMSLLEGVLSRWLFNERSENHPFADKSLQELIEETVHFEFFGIFGV, encoded by the coding sequence ATGGTGCAGGCAGATGTTCGTAGACAAGAGAGAGAGCAACAATTGATTAAGGTAGCACTTGAATTATTCGCTACTGTTGGTTATGAGAATACGAAAATTTCGGATATTGTAGCCCAGGCGAATGTTTCGCAAGGTACGTTTTACTGGTATTTCAAAAGTAAAGAAGCCATTGCATTGAAGATGCTAGAAGACGGACGTAAAAATATTTTAGAGGCAATTGCGATTGGCTATCGAAAATCGAAAGCTTCGGTTCAAGAATCGGTCGTGTCCTCTAGTCATTTATTTGTACATATTTTTCGTTTTGCCGAGGAAAATTCTTATTTAATGCACATACTGTTAAAAGGAATCCATTCTCAGCCGTTGTTACAACAAAAAGTGGATGAAATTAAAGCTGATATGGAAGCAGCTTTTGCCAATAATATTAGAAGAGCAAAAGAATTAGGCATGCTTAATCAACCTATTGAACCTAAAATGCAAGCTGTGTTTATCATGAGTTTGCTGGAAGGTGTGCTATCTAGATGGTTATTTAACGAACGAAGCGAAAATCATCCATTTGCTGACAAATCATTACAAGAATTAATTGAGGAAACTGTACACTTTGAATTTTTTGGTATTTTCGGTGTATGA